In the Aromatoleum bremense genome, one interval contains:
- the sdhA gene encoding succinate dehydrogenase flavoprotein subunit: protein MNVAKRTFDAVIVGAGGAGLRAALQLSESGLKTAVLTKVFPTRSHTVAAQGGVAASLGNTTEDNWHWHMYDTVKGSDWLGDQDAIEFMCRKANEVVVELEHYGMPFDRTDNGKIYQRPFGGHSQNYGQAPVSRSCAAADRTGHAMLHALYQRNVRANTQFFVEWMALDLIRDADGDVLGVTAIEMETGEVCIFHAKATIFATGGAGRIFHSSTNAFINTGDGLGMAARAGVPLEDMEFWQFHPTGVFGAGVLITEGVRGEGGILRNASGERFMERYAPNLKDLASRDVVSRSMVTEINEGRGCGPDKDHVLLDITHLSPETIMKRLPGIREISIQFAGVDPIKAPIPVVPTAHYQMGGIPTNYKGQVVAPKDGNPNAPISGFYAAGECACASVHGANRLGTNSLLDLLVFGKSAGESVVEDFQSGDLSLKPLPADAADVSLARLARLEGQKNGESVFEVGLEMRRTMQKHAGVFRFDNLLKEGVARIKEVAERSRRTEIKDKSKVWNTARTEALELDNLIEVAKATMVSAEARKESRGAHVRDDAPDTAEFPNGRNDNQWLKHTLWYSEGNRLDYKPVTMKPLSQDVEPIALAKRTY, encoded by the coding sequence GTGAACGTCGCAAAGCGTACTTTTGACGCGGTCATCGTGGGTGCCGGTGGAGCAGGGTTGCGTGCCGCCCTGCAACTTTCCGAGTCCGGACTGAAAACCGCCGTGCTGACCAAGGTGTTCCCGACGCGCTCGCACACCGTCGCGGCCCAGGGGGGCGTCGCCGCCTCGCTCGGCAACACCACCGAGGACAACTGGCACTGGCACATGTACGACACCGTCAAGGGGTCGGACTGGCTGGGCGACCAGGACGCGATCGAATTCATGTGCCGCAAGGCGAACGAGGTCGTCGTCGAACTCGAACACTACGGTATGCCGTTCGACCGCACCGACAACGGCAAGATCTACCAGCGGCCGTTCGGCGGCCACTCGCAGAATTATGGCCAGGCCCCGGTGTCGCGCTCGTGCGCGGCGGCCGACCGCACCGGCCACGCGATGCTGCACGCGCTGTACCAGCGCAACGTGCGCGCGAACACGCAATTCTTCGTCGAATGGATGGCGCTGGACCTGATCCGCGACGCCGACGGCGACGTGCTCGGCGTGACCGCAATCGAGATGGAAACCGGCGAAGTCTGTATCTTCCACGCGAAGGCGACGATTTTCGCGACCGGCGGCGCGGGACGCATTTTCCACAGCTCGACGAACGCGTTCATCAACACCGGCGACGGCCTCGGCATGGCGGCGCGCGCGGGTGTTCCGCTCGAGGATATGGAGTTCTGGCAGTTCCACCCGACCGGCGTGTTCGGTGCGGGCGTGCTGATCACCGAGGGCGTGCGCGGCGAAGGCGGCATCCTGCGCAATGCCTCCGGCGAGCGCTTCATGGAACGCTATGCGCCGAACCTGAAGGATCTCGCGTCGCGCGACGTCGTGTCGCGCTCGATGGTGACCGAGATCAACGAAGGTCGCGGCTGCGGTCCGGACAAGGATCACGTGCTGCTCGACATCACGCACCTGTCGCCGGAAACCATCATGAAGCGGCTGCCGGGCATCCGCGAGATCTCGATCCAGTTCGCCGGCGTCGACCCGATCAAGGCACCGATCCCGGTCGTGCCGACCGCGCATTACCAGATGGGCGGCATTCCGACGAACTACAAGGGTCAGGTCGTGGCGCCGAAGGACGGCAATCCGAACGCGCCGATCTCGGGCTTCTACGCTGCCGGCGAATGCGCGTGCGCCTCGGTGCATGGCGCGAACCGGCTCGGCACGAACTCGCTGCTCGACCTGCTGGTATTCGGCAAGTCGGCGGGCGAATCGGTCGTCGAGGACTTCCAGAGCGGCGACCTGAGCCTCAAGCCGCTGCCCGCGGACGCCGCCGACGTGTCTCTTGCGCGGCTCGCCCGCCTCGAGGGACAGAAGAACGGCGAGAGCGTGTTCGAAGTCGGCCTTGAGATGCGTCGCACGATGCAGAAGCACGCCGGCGTGTTCCGCTTCGATAACCTGCTGAAGGAAGGCGTCGCCAGGATCAAGGAAGTTGCCGAACGTTCCAGGCGCACCGAGATCAAGGACAAGTCGAAGGTGTGGAATACGGCGCGGACCGAAGCGCTGGAACTCGACAACCTGATCGAAGTGGCCAAGGCCACGATGGTCTCGGCCGAGGCGCGCAAGGAATCGCGCGGCGCGCATGTGCGTGACGATGCGCCCGACACCGCGGAATTCCCCAACGGCCGCAACGACAACCAGTGGCTCAAGCACACCCTGTGGTACAGCGAAGGCAACCGGCTCGACTACAAGCCGGTGACGATGAAGCCGCTGTCGCAGGATGTCGAGCCGATCGCACTCGCGAAACGCACCTACTGA
- the sdhD gene encoding succinate dehydrogenase, hydrophobic membrane anchor protein yields the protein MVKRIVVGAHYGLRDWIAQRATAVFMVAFTILFAIAALRLPEMNHETWSGLFRGGVMRFFTFLFFLALFYHAWIGVRDIFMDYINPVGVRLVLHVVTIFVLVGYAGWAAQILWRL from the coding sequence ATGGTAAAGCGTATCGTTGTCGGTGCTCACTACGGCCTGCGCGACTGGATTGCGCAACGTGCCACGGCCGTGTTCATGGTGGCCTTCACCATCCTGTTCGCGATTGCCGCGCTCCGCCTGCCGGAAATGAACCATGAAACGTGGTCCGGCCTGTTCCGCGGCGGCGTGATGCGCTTCTTCACGTTCCTGTTCTTCCTCGCATTGTTCTATCACGCATGGATTGGCGTGCGGGACATTTTCATGGACTACATCAACCCGGTCGGCGTCCGCCTGGTCCTGCATGTGGTAACGATCTTCGTGCTCGTCGGCTATGCCGGATGGGCTGCCCAGATTCTTTGGAGGCTGTGA